CACGTCCGGCACCCTACGCAGACTCAGTCGGAGAGCACCGGGAATTTCCGTGGCGCGAGGAGCAGCAGCACCAGGAACGCCAGCGCCGCCGCGCACGACGCCCCCAGGTACACGGCGTGGACCGCGTCCGCGATGGCCCGCCGGGTCGACTCGGGGGCCGTACCGGCGTCCAACGCGCGCGTGACGGAGTCGAGATCGCTCGCCCCGCCGAGCCGGGCGGCCAGCACCCCGTTGGCCACCGCCCCGAAGAGCGCCGCGCCGAGCGTCTGCCCGGTCTGCCGGCAGAAGAGGACCGAGGCCGTCGTCGTACCGCGCTCCGACCAGCCCACCGTCGACTGCACCCCGACGATCAGGGGGAGTTGGAACAGCCCCAGAGCGGCGCCGAGGACCAGCATCAGCAGCGTCGGCTGCCAGGCCGCGCCCGGATACGGCAGGAAGGGGAACGCGAGCAGCACCAGCGCTGCCGTGCCGATGCCGAGCATCGCGGTGTTGCGGAAGCCGATCCGCCGGTACACGTGCTGGCTCAGCGCGGCCGACACCGGCCAGCTCAACGTCCATACGGACAGCACGAATCCGGCGGCCACCGGCCCCAGGCCCAGCACCGACTGGGCGTACGTCGGCAGGAACACCGTCGGCGCCACCATCAGCAGCCCGAGCGCGCCCAGCGCCAGGTTCACCGCGGCGATCGTACGGCGCCGCCACACCCACCCCGGGATGATCGGCTCGGCCGCCCGGCGCTCCACGGCCACCACGACCGCCACCAGCGCGAGACCCGTACCGAACAGGCCCAGTGAGGGTGCCGACAGCCACGGCCAGGCCACTCCGCCCTGCACCAGCGCCGTCAACAGCACGCCCCCGCACGCGAACACGGCGAGCGCGCCCGCCCAGTCGATGCGCGGGCGTGCGCCGGAGGCGCGTTCCGGCTCGTGCAGGTGGCGCACGATCAGCCACAGCGCGACCGCGCCGATCGGCAGGTTCACCAGGAAGATCCAGCGCCAGTCCGCGTACGCCGCGAGGACGCCGCCCACTCCGGGGCCGGCCACCGCCGAGACGGCCCACACCGTGGAGAGCTTCGACTGGATCTTGGGCCGCTCCTTCAGGGGGTACAGGTCGGCGGCGAGTGTCTGCACGGTGCCCTGGAGCGCGCCGCCGCCCAGGCCCTGCACCACGCGGAACGCGATGAGCGCGCCCATGTTCCAGGCGAGCGCGCAGAGCAGGGAGCCGAGCAGGAACAGCGCCGCGCCCGCGACCAGCACCGGCTTGCGGCCGAAGGTGTCGGACAGCTTGCCGTAGACCGGGAGCGTCACCGTCACGGCCAGCAGATAGCCCGAGAACAGCCATGAGAAGACGGAGAAGCCGCCGAGGTCGCCGACGATCTGCGGGACGGCCGTCGAGACGATCGTGGCGTCGAGCGCGGCCAGCGCCATCGCGAGCATCAGCGCGGCCACGACGGCTCCGCGCCGGTGCGCGCCGGGCGGGTTCGCGTCCGTGGCGGGCTGTGTCTCCGTGGCCCCCAGCTCCCCCAGCTCCCCCTGCTCCCCCTCGCTCACCGGAATCCTTTCCCCTTGCATCTATCTGCCGCCCCACACCCTCTCACTTGACCCTCACGTCGCGGCAGGGTGCAGGCTGAGCCCGCTGAAGGGTGGAGCGGACCCCTAGATCGGCTCCACCCGGGGGTGGACTGCCCCTAGGGGTCTCTCCGTACTACGGCTCGGGGAGGGTTCGTCCCGCTGGAGGACGAGACGGTCCCTGCCCCGTCCTTAACCTGGCTTTACGCCGCTCAGGAGGGGCTCGGGGTGGCGGACCGCAGGTCCGGGGGTGGGGTTTTCCCCAGGAAAAGACTGCGCTGGGCACCAGCGCGCCGGACCCCCGGTGAGCAGCAGACTCATCGACGTAGCCAAGAACGCATGCAGGACTCAGCAGCACACGTGATTCATCCGCTGACGGATATAGGAGACATACCGTGACATCGGCTGTGACCATCACCAGGCACGGGGGCACTGGAGGGACTACGGCCGTTGCCGCGCGGGCGCGGCAGGTCGTGAAGGCGTACGGGTCCGGCGAGACCCGTGTCGTCGCCCTCGACCATGTGGACGTGGACATCGCACGCGGTCAGTTCACCGCGATCATGGGCCCCTCGGGGTCCGGCAAGTCCACGCTCATGCACTGCCTCGCCGGGCTCGACACCGTCAGCAGCGGCCAGATCTACCTGGACGACACCGAGATCACCGGGCTGAAGGACAAGAAGCTCACGCAGCTGCGCCGGGACCGGATCGGATTCATCTTCCAGGCGTTCAATCTCCTGCCCACACTCAGTGCGCTCGAGAACATCACGCTGCCCATGGACATCGCGGGCCGCAAACCCGACAAGCAGTGGCTGGCGCGGGTCGTGGACACCGTCGGGCTGTCCTCGCGGCTCAAGCACCGGCCCAACCAGCTCTCCGGCGGCCAGCAGCAGCGCGTCGCCGTGGCCCGGGCGCTGGCGGCCCGGCCGGAGATCATCTTCGGTGACGAGCCGACCGGAAACCTCGACTCGCGCGCGGGCGCCGAGGTGCTGGGCTTCCTGCGGCGTTCCGTGGACGAACTCGGCCAGACCATCGTCATGGTCACCCACGACCCGGTCGCCGCCTCCTACGCCGACCGTGTGCTGTACCTCGCCGACGGCCGGATCGTCGACGAGATGTACAAGCCGACCGCGGAAGCCGTCCTGGACCGCATGAAGGACTTCGACGCCCGGGGGCGTACGTCATGACCGTCATGAAGACCTCGATGCGCAACTTCTTCGCGCACAAGGGGCGCATGGCCCTCTCCGCCGTGGCGGTGCTCCTGTCGGTGGCGTTCGTGTGCGGCACGCTCGTGTTCACCGACACCATGAACACGACGTTCGACAAGCTCTTCGCCACCACCGCCTCCGACGTCACGGTCTCCGCGAAGGGGGCCAAGAGCGACGACACCCCGCAGAACGGCAAGCCCGCCTCCCTGCCGGCGTCCACGGTCCAGCAGGTCGCGAAGGCGGACGGCGTGAAGTCCGTCGAGGGCGCGGTCAGTTCGATGAACGTGACCGTCGTCAACGACGAGAACAAGAACATGGGGTCGTCCAACGGTGCGCCCACCATCGCGGGCAACTGGACCAAGAGCGACCTGCGTTCCATGGAGATCACCTCCGGGCACGCCCCGCGCGGGCCGACCGAGACCATGGTCGACGCCGACACCGCCGACAAGCACCACCTGAAGATCGGTGACGAACTGCGCACCATCTCCGTCGTCGGTGACTTCAAGGCGAAGATCGTCGGCATCGCCACCTTCAAGGTCACCAACCCGGGTGCGGCGATCGTCTACTTCGACACCGCCACCTCCCAGCGTGAACTCCTCGGCGCCGAGGGCCGCTTCACCCAGGTCTATGCCACCGCCGCGGCCGGCGTCAGCGACACCCAGCTCAAGCAGAACGTCACGCAGGCCCTGGACGGCTCCTACAAGATCCAGACGGCCAAGGAGAACGCCGACGAGAACCGAGAAGACGTCGGCCAGTTCATGAACGTCATCAAGTACGCCATGCTCGGCTTCGCCGGGATCGCGTTCCTGGTCGGCATCTTCCTGATCATCAACACTTTCTCCATGCTGGTCGCCCAGCGCACCCGCGAGATCGGCCTCATGCGGGCGATCGGCTCCTCCCGCAAGCAGGTCAACCGGTCCGTGCTGGTCGAGGCACTGCTGCTCGGCTTCGTCGGCTCGATCCTCGGCGTCGGCGCCGGTGTCGGCATCGCGATCGGCCTGATGAAGCTCATGTCGATGGCCGGCATGAACCTCTCCACCGACGACCTCACCATCAAGGCCTCCACCCCGGTGGCCGGCCTGGTCCTGGGCGTCGTCGTCACCGTCCTCGCCGCCTATCTGCCCGCCCGCCGGGCCGGCAAGGTCTCCCCGATGGCCGCCCTGCGCGATGCCGGCACCCCGGCCGACGGCAAGGCCGGCTGGGTGCGCGCCCTGATCGGGCTGGTCCTGACGGGTGCGGGCGGTTACGCCCTCTACGCCGCCGCCACCTCCGACACCGCCAAGGACGGCTCGCTGCTGCTGGCCGGGGGCGTAGTCCTCTCCCTGATCGGCTTCGTCATCATCGGCCCGCTGCTGGCCGGCGGTGTCGTCCGGGTCATCAGCGCGGTGATCCTGCGGGCCTTCGGTCCCGTCGGCCGCATGGCCGAGCGCAACGCCCTGCGCAACCCCCGTCGTACGGGTGCCACGGGCGCGGCCCTCATGATCGGCCTGGCGCTGGTCGCCTGTCTGTCCGTCGTCGGCTCCTCCATGGTCGCCTCGGCCACCAGCGAGCTCGACAAGTCGGTCGGCGCGGACTTCATCGTCCAGGGCAACCAGCGGATCGTCCCGCAGGCCCAGAAGGCCATGGAGCAGACCCCGGGCATGGCCCACGTGACCTCCTACAAGGAGGTCGAGGCGGTCCTGACCTCGCCCGACGGCAAGAAGGACGACTCCCAGGTGACGGCGGCCGACCCGTCGTACGCCCAGGACCTGCGCCGCGCGACGACCGCGGGCACCCTGAGCGCCGCCTACGGCAAGGACTCCATGTCCGTCGGCTCCGACTACGCCAAGGACCACGGCGTCCACGTCGGCGACACCATCAGCGTCGCCTTCAAGGGCGGCGACACGGCGAAGCTCAAGGTCGCGGCCATCACCGACGACGACTCGGCGCTCGACCAGGGGGCGCGCTACCTCTCCATCGAGACGATGAAGCGGTACGTCCCCGCCGACCAGGTCCCGCCGAACACGATCATGTTCGCCAAGGCCAAGGACGGCCAGGAGAAGCAGGCCTACGCCGCCCTGAAGAAGGCGCTGGACGAGTACCCGCAGTACCAGGTGCGCGACCAGACCGACTACAAGCAGGAGCTGAAGGACCAGATCGGCCAGCTCCTCAACATGGTCTACGGCCTGCTCGCCCTGGCGATCATCGTGGCGGTCCTCGGTGTCGTGAACACCCTGGCGCTGTCCGTGGTCGAGCGGACCCGGGAGATCGGCCTGATGCGGGCCATCGGCCTCTCGCGGCGGCAGCTGCGCCGGATGATCCGCATGGAGTCGGTCGTCATCGCCCTCTTCGGCGCCCTGCTGGGCCTCGGGCTCGGGATGGGCTGGGGAGCCACGGCGCAGAAGCTGCTCGCACTGGAGGGCCTGAACGTCCTCGACATCCCGTGGCCGACGATCATCGGCGTCTTCGTCGGATCGGCCTTCGTGGGGCTGTTCGCGGCCCTGGTCCCGGCCTTCCGGGCGGGGCGGATGAACGTCCTGAACGCGATCGCCACCGAGTAGCCACAGTCCGCGGAGGACCGAGTGGCCACAGCCCGAGGGGGGGGCCGAGTGGCCACCGCCCACGGGGGAGCAAGGGCCCGGCGCCGAGAAGTCACGGGGGACTTCTCGGCGCCGGGCCCGTCGCTTTTCGGTTCGTGGGGAGAACCGGCGTTATCCACAGCCCCCGGCAGCGCCGCTCGCACCGACGTACGCTGGAGACCCCCCGGCCGGTCACCGCGTCGGGCCCCTCGTGATGCCCAGCCACGTTCGTGTTGCCCACACCCAGGACGGAAGCGCCCCCTCCATGAGCCTGCACGGTCTGCTCGACGCCGTAGTCAAGGACACCGCCCTAGCGGAAGCGATCACCGCGGCCGCGGACGGCAACCGCATGCACGTCGACCTGGTAGGCCCCCCGGCCGCCCGGCCCTTCGCGATCGCCGCGCTGGCCCGCCAGGCCGGCCGCCCGGTGCTGGCGGTGACGGCGACCGGCCGCGAGGCGGAGGACCTGGCGGCGGCCCTGCGCTCGCTGCTGCCCTCCGAGGGCGTCGTCGAGTACCCCTCCTGGGAGACCCTCCCGCACGAGCGCCTCAGCCCGCGCAGCGACACCGTGGGCCGCCGCCTCGCCGTCCTGCGCCGGCTGGCCCACCCGCGCCCGGACGACCCCGACACGGGCCCCGTGTCGGTCGTCGTGGCGCCCGTACGGTCCGTGCTCCAGCCGCAGGTCAAGGGCCTCGGCGACCTGGAGCCGGTGGCGCTGCGGACCGGCCAGAACGCCGACCTCAACACGATCGTCGAGTCCCTCGCGGCCGCCGCCTACGCGCGCGTTGAGCTCGTGGAGAAGCGCGGCGAGTTCGCCGTACGCGGCGGCATCCTGGATGTCTTCCCGCCCACCGAGGAGCACCCCCTCCGCATCGAGTTCTGGGGCGACGACGTCGAGGAGATCCGCTACTTCAAGGTCGCCGACCAGCGCTCCCTGGAGATCGCCGAGCACGGCCTGTGGGCGCCGCCCTGCCGCGAACTGCTGCTCACCGACGAGGTACGCGCGCGTGCCGCCGCCCTCGCCGTGGAGCACCCCGAGCTCGGTGAGCTGCTCGGCAAGATCGCCGAGGGCATCGCGGTGGAGGGCATGGAGTCCCTCGCCCCGGTCCTCGTCGACGACATGGAGCTGCTGATCGACGTCCTGCCGAAGGGCGCCATGGCCGTCGTGTGCGACCCGGAGCGGGTCCGCACGCGCGGCGCCGACCTGGTGGCGACCTCGCAGGAGTTCCTCCAGGCGTCCTGGGCGGCCACCGCGGGCGGCGGCGAGGCACCCATCGACGTCGGCGCGGCCTCCCTGTGGTCCATCGCGGACGTCCGGGACCGGGCGCGCGAGCTGGACATGATGTGGTGGTCGGTGTCGCCGTTCGCCGCGGACCTGGAGCTGGAGGCGGACACCCTCCAGCTCGGCATACACGCGCCCGAGACCTACCGCGGCGACACCGCGAAGGCGCTCGCCGACACCAAGGGCTGGCTCGCCGACGGCTGGCGCACGGTCTTCGTGACCGAGGCCCACGGCCCCGCGGCCCGCACCGTCGAGGTCCTCGGCGGCGAGGGCATCGCGGCCCGCCTCGACGCCGAACTGGGAGAGATCTCCCCGTCCGTCGTGCATGTGGCGTGCGGCTCGATCGACTACGGCTTCATCGACCCCGCGTTGCGGCTCGCCGTCCTCACCGAGACCGACCTGACCGGCCAGAAGGCGGCCGGCAAGGACGGCGCCCGGATGCCGGCCCGGCGCCGCAAGACGATCGACCCGCTCAGCCTGGAGGCGGGCGACTACATCGTCCACGAGCAGCACGGCGTGGGCCGCTACATCGAGATGGTCCAGCGCACCGTGCAGAGCGCCACGCGCGAGTACCTCGTCGTCGAGTACGCCCCCGCCAAGCGCGGCCAGCCCGGCGACCGCCTCTACATCCCCACCGACCAGCTGGAGCAGATCACCAAGTACGTCGGCGGCGAGGCCCCCACCCTGCACCGCCTGGGCGGCGCCGACTGGACGAAGACCAAGGCGCGCGCGAAGAAGGCCGTCAAGGAGATCGCGGCCGACCTGATCAAGCTCTACAGCGCGCGCATGGCGGCCCCCGGCCACACCTTCGGCCCGGACACCCCCTGGCAGCGCGAGCTGGAGGACGCCTTCCCGTACGCGGAGACCCCCGACCAGCTGACCACTATCGCCGAGGTCAAGGAGGACATGGAGAAGTCGGTCCCCATGGACCGCCTGATCTGCGGCGACGTCGGCTACGGCAAGACGGAGATCGCGGTACGGGCCGCGTTCAAGGCCGTGCAGGACGGCAAGCAGGTCGCGGTCCTCGTGCCGACGACGTTGCTGGTGCAGCAGCACTTCGGCACCTTCTCCGAGCGCTACTCGCAATTCCCGGTCAATGTCCGGGCGTTGAGCCGCTTCCAGACCGACACCGAGGCGAAGGCGGTCCTGGAGGGCCTGCGTGAGGGCGCGGTGGACGTCGTCATCGGAACCCACCGCCTGTTCTCCTCCGAGACCAAGTTCAAGGACCTCGGCCTGGTCATCGTCGACGAGGAGCAGCGCTTCGGCGTCGAGCACAAGGAGCAGCTGAAGAAGCTCCGCGCGAACGTCGACGTCCTGACGATGTCCGCGACCCCGATCCCCAGGACCCTGGAGATGGCGGTCACCGGCATCCGCGAGATGTCGACGATCACGACACCCCCGGAGGAGCGCCACCCGGTCCTGACCTTCGTCGGCCCCTACGAGGAGAAGCAGATCGGCGCGGCCATCCGCCGTGAACTGCTGCGCGAGGGCCAGGTCTTCTACATCCACAACCGCGTCGAGTCGATCGACCGCGCGGCCGCCCGGCTGCGCGAGATCGTCCCCGAGGCGCGGATCGCGACCGCGCACGGCCAGATGTCGGAGACGGCGCTGGAGCAGGTCGTCGTCGACTTCTGGGAGAAGAAGTTCGACGTGCTGGTGTCGACGACGATCGTCGAGTCCGGCATCGACATCTCCAACGCCAACACCCTGATCGTGG
This DNA window, taken from Streptomyces sp. NBC_00663, encodes the following:
- a CDS encoding MFS transporter, whose amino-acid sequence is MGATETQPATDANPPGAHRRGAVVAALMLAMALAALDATIVSTAVPQIVGDLGGFSVFSWLFSGYLLAVTVTLPVYGKLSDTFGRKPVLVAGAALFLLGSLLCALAWNMGALIAFRVVQGLGGGALQGTVQTLAADLYPLKERPKIQSKLSTVWAVSAVAGPGVGGVLAAYADWRWIFLVNLPIGAVALWLIVRHLHEPERASGARPRIDWAGALAVFACGGVLLTALVQGGVAWPWLSAPSLGLFGTGLALVAVVVAVERRAAEPIIPGWVWRRRTIAAVNLALGALGLLMVAPTVFLPTYAQSVLGLGPVAAGFVLSVWTLSWPVSAALSQHVYRRIGFRNTAMLGIGTAALVLLAFPFLPYPGAAWQPTLLMLVLGAALGLFQLPLIVGVQSTVGWSERGTTTASVLFCRQTGQTLGAALFGAVANGVLAARLGGASDLDSVTRALDAGTAPESTRRAIADAVHAVYLGASCAAALAFLVLLLLAPRKFPVLSD
- a CDS encoding ABC transporter ATP-binding protein is translated as MTSAVTITRHGGTGGTTAVAARARQVVKAYGSGETRVVALDHVDVDIARGQFTAIMGPSGSGKSTLMHCLAGLDTVSSGQIYLDDTEITGLKDKKLTQLRRDRIGFIFQAFNLLPTLSALENITLPMDIAGRKPDKQWLARVVDTVGLSSRLKHRPNQLSGGQQQRVAVARALAARPEIIFGDEPTGNLDSRAGAEVLGFLRRSVDELGQTIVMVTHDPVAASYADRVLYLADGRIVDEMYKPTAEAVLDRMKDFDARGRTS
- a CDS encoding ABC transporter permease, producing MTVMKTSMRNFFAHKGRMALSAVAVLLSVAFVCGTLVFTDTMNTTFDKLFATTASDVTVSAKGAKSDDTPQNGKPASLPASTVQQVAKADGVKSVEGAVSSMNVTVVNDENKNMGSSNGAPTIAGNWTKSDLRSMEITSGHAPRGPTETMVDADTADKHHLKIGDELRTISVVGDFKAKIVGIATFKVTNPGAAIVYFDTATSQRELLGAEGRFTQVYATAAAGVSDTQLKQNVTQALDGSYKIQTAKENADENREDVGQFMNVIKYAMLGFAGIAFLVGIFLIINTFSMLVAQRTREIGLMRAIGSSRKQVNRSVLVEALLLGFVGSILGVGAGVGIAIGLMKLMSMAGMNLSTDDLTIKASTPVAGLVLGVVVTVLAAYLPARRAGKVSPMAALRDAGTPADGKAGWVRALIGLVLTGAGGYALYAAATSDTAKDGSLLLAGGVVLSLIGFVIIGPLLAGGVVRVISAVILRAFGPVGRMAERNALRNPRRTGATGAALMIGLALVACLSVVGSSMVASATSELDKSVGADFIVQGNQRIVPQAQKAMEQTPGMAHVTSYKEVEAVLTSPDGKKDDSQVTAADPSYAQDLRRATTAGTLSAAYGKDSMSVGSDYAKDHGVHVGDTISVAFKGGDTAKLKVAAITDDDSALDQGARYLSIETMKRYVPADQVPPNTIMFAKAKDGQEKQAYAALKKALDEYPQYQVRDQTDYKQELKDQIGQLLNMVYGLLALAIIVAVLGVVNTLALSVVERTREIGLMRAIGLSRRQLRRMIRMESVVIALFGALLGLGLGMGWGATAQKLLALEGLNVLDIPWPTIIGVFVGSAFVGLFAALVPAFRAGRMNVLNAIATE
- the mfd gene encoding transcription-repair coupling factor, whose amino-acid sequence is MSLHGLLDAVVKDTALAEAITAAADGNRMHVDLVGPPAARPFAIAALARQAGRPVLAVTATGREAEDLAAALRSLLPSEGVVEYPSWETLPHERLSPRSDTVGRRLAVLRRLAHPRPDDPDTGPVSVVVAPVRSVLQPQVKGLGDLEPVALRTGQNADLNTIVESLAAAAYARVELVEKRGEFAVRGGILDVFPPTEEHPLRIEFWGDDVEEIRYFKVADQRSLEIAEHGLWAPPCRELLLTDEVRARAAALAVEHPELGELLGKIAEGIAVEGMESLAPVLVDDMELLIDVLPKGAMAVVCDPERVRTRGADLVATSQEFLQASWAATAGGGEAPIDVGAASLWSIADVRDRARELDMMWWSVSPFAADLELEADTLQLGIHAPETYRGDTAKALADTKGWLADGWRTVFVTEAHGPAARTVEVLGGEGIAARLDAELGEISPSVVHVACGSIDYGFIDPALRLAVLTETDLTGQKAAGKDGARMPARRRKTIDPLSLEAGDYIVHEQHGVGRYIEMVQRTVQSATREYLVVEYAPAKRGQPGDRLYIPTDQLEQITKYVGGEAPTLHRLGGADWTKTKARAKKAVKEIAADLIKLYSARMAAPGHTFGPDTPWQRELEDAFPYAETPDQLTTIAEVKEDMEKSVPMDRLICGDVGYGKTEIAVRAAFKAVQDGKQVAVLVPTTLLVQQHFGTFSERYSQFPVNVRALSRFQTDTEAKAVLEGLREGAVDVVIGTHRLFSSETKFKDLGLVIVDEEQRFGVEHKEQLKKLRANVDVLTMSATPIPRTLEMAVTGIREMSTITTPPEERHPVLTFVGPYEEKQIGAAIRRELLREGQVFYIHNRVESIDRAAARLREIVPEARIATAHGQMSETALEQVVVDFWEKKFDVLVSTTIVESGIDISNANTLIVERGDNFGLSQLHQLRGRVGRGRERGYAYFLYPPEKPLTETAHERLATIAQHTEMGAGMYVAMKDLEIRGAGNLLGGEQSGHIAGVGFDLYVRMVGEAVADYRASLEGGVEEEPPLEVKIELPVDAHVPHDYAPGERLRLQAYRSIASANTEADIKAVREELVDRYGKLPEPVENLLLVAGLRMLARACGVGEIVLQGTNIRFAPVELRESQELRLKRLYPGTVIKPAAHQVLVPRPKTAKVGGKPLVGRELLGWVGEFLTSILGS